One segment of Methylotuvimicrobium sp. KM2 DNA contains the following:
- a CDS encoding N-6 DNA methylase translates to MFEQTFKNIDDVLWKEAGCTTELDYTEQTSWMLFLKYLDDLEQDKAMQAELQGKNYEFIIDAPHRWSSWAAPKDGKGNFDHNNALTGDDLIDYVNRDLFPYLQGFKQRASGPATIEYKIGEIFAEIKNRFTSGYSLRDALEYIDALRFRSQKEKHELSHIYEAKIKNMGNAGRNGGEYYTPRPLIRAMIQVVNPKIGERIYDGACGSAGFLCEAYDYLRYGGFEDVDGKGANLSTDQLNTLQTTTFYGKEKKSLAYVIAIMNMILHGIEAPNIIHTNTLAENISDIQEKDRFDVILANPPFGGKERKEVQQNFPIKTGETAFLFLQHFIKNLKAGGRAAVVIKNTFLSNSDNASKALRQELLENCNLHSILDCPGGTFLGAGVKTVVLFFEKGAPTRTIWYYHLDPGRSLGKTNPLNDNDLKEFVQLQKTFADSDESWSVSINDIDPASFDLSVKNPNKVEEDPLRDPEVIINEIETLDAESVEILEGIRGML, encoded by the coding sequence ATGTTCGAACAAACCTTCAAAAATATCGACGATGTACTCTGGAAAGAGGCCGGCTGTACCACCGAGCTGGATTACACCGAGCAGACATCGTGGATGCTGTTTCTCAAATACCTGGATGATCTGGAGCAGGACAAGGCCATGCAGGCCGAGCTACAGGGTAAAAACTATGAATTCATCATCGATGCGCCGCACCGCTGGTCCAGCTGGGCGGCACCCAAGGACGGCAAAGGCAATTTCGACCACAACAACGCCCTGACCGGCGATGACCTGATCGATTACGTCAATCGCGATCTGTTCCCTTATTTGCAGGGCTTCAAGCAACGCGCCAGCGGCCCGGCTACCATCGAATACAAGATCGGTGAAATCTTCGCCGAGATCAAAAACCGCTTCACCAGCGGCTATTCGCTGCGCGATGCGCTGGAATATATCGACGCGCTTCGGTTTCGCTCACAGAAAGAAAAGCACGAGCTGTCGCATATCTACGAAGCCAAAATCAAGAACATGGGCAATGCCGGGCGCAACGGCGGCGAGTATTACACGCCACGGCCACTGATCCGCGCGATGATTCAGGTGGTTAACCCCAAAATCGGCGAACGCATTTACGATGGCGCCTGCGGTTCGGCGGGCTTTCTCTGCGAAGCCTACGACTACCTGCGTTATGGCGGCTTTGAGGATGTGGATGGCAAGGGCGCCAATCTCAGCACCGACCAGCTCAACACGCTGCAAACCACTACCTTCTACGGCAAGGAAAAGAAAAGCCTGGCTTATGTGATTGCCATTATGAACATGATTCTGCATGGCATCGAAGCGCCGAATATTATTCACACCAACACCCTGGCCGAGAATATCAGCGATATTCAGGAAAAAGACCGTTTTGACGTGATTCTGGCCAATCCGCCCTTTGGCGGCAAGGAGCGCAAAGAGGTGCAGCAGAACTTCCCGATCAAGACCGGCGAAACCGCCTTTCTGTTCTTGCAGCACTTTATTAAAAACCTCAAAGCCGGTGGCCGCGCGGCGGTGGTGATTAAAAACACCTTCCTCTCCAATTCCGACAACGCCTCCAAAGCGCTGCGCCAGGAACTGCTGGAAAACTGCAATCTGCACAGCATTCTCGACTGCCCCGGCGGTACTTTTTTAGGTGCGGGGGTCAAAACCGTGGTGCTGTTTTTCGAGAAAGGCGCACCGACCCGCACTATCTGGTATTACCACCTCGACCCCGGCCGCAGTCTGGGCAAGACCAATCCGCTCAACGACAACGACCTGAAAGAATTTGTACAACTGCAAAAAACTTTTGCCGATTCCGACGAATCCTGGAGCGTGAGTATCAATGACATCGACCCGGCCAGCTTTGACCTGTCGGTGAAGAATCCCAATAAGGTAGAAGAAGACCCGCTACGTGATCCGGAAGTGATCATCAACGAGATCGAAACCCTGGATGCGGAGAGCGTGGAGATACTGGAAGGGATTCGGGGGATGTTATGA
- a CDS encoding GNAT family N-acetyltransferase — protein MSWGKEFVELSKSKHDRNSFDCGVQELNTFIKTQAVRHRDAGISRTMVLPSAYPLLNQQFAICAFYSIAPSSISRETLPAQLAKKLPKYPVPVFLLAQLAVHKEFHGAGLGKVCLIRALKYLWDVNHYMRAYAIVVDCLTDSAQAFYAKFGFEVLCEHNGRIRMFLPMKTVEQLFSQ, from the coding sequence GTGAGTTGGGGCAAAGAGTTCGTAGAACTCAGTAAATCAAAACATGATCGCAACTCGTTTGATTGTGGTGTGCAAGAGCTAAACACGTTTATCAAAACTCAAGCAGTAAGGCATAGGGATGCGGGGATCAGCCGCACAATGGTTTTACCAAGTGCCTACCCATTATTAAACCAACAGTTTGCCATTTGCGCATTTTATAGCATTGCTCCAAGTTCAATTAGTCGTGAGACACTGCCGGCACAACTTGCTAAAAAACTTCCTAAATATCCGGTACCTGTTTTCTTACTCGCACAATTAGCGGTGCATAAAGAGTTTCATGGTGCGGGACTTGGTAAAGTTTGCCTTATTCGCGCGTTGAAATACTTGTGGGATGTGAACCATTACATGAGAGCTTATGCAATTGTTGTCGACTGCTTGACCGATTCAGCACAAGCGTTTTATGCGAAGTTCGGCTTCGAGGTTTTGTGTGAACACAATGGACGCATCCGTATGTTCTTACCGATGAAAACGGTAGAACAGCTTTTCAGCCAATAG
- a CDS encoding DUF1778 domain-containing protein, producing MATARLDIRLDEEIKAKAEKASALLGLKSLTEYVVRLINEDATHVIEKHESITVKDSVFDEFIAACDKVKAPNRALLDAAKFAEESGIK from the coding sequence ATGGCTACAGCTCGTTTAGATATTCGACTTGACGAAGAAATCAAGGCTAAAGCGGAAAAAGCTTCAGCTTTGCTTGGGTTAAAAAGCCTAACAGAGTACGTTGTTAGGCTAATAAACGAAGACGCAACTCATGTTATTGAAAAGCATGAAAGTATTACAGTCAAAGACAGTGTGTTTGATGAATTTATTGCAGCGTGTGATAAAGTAAAAGCGCCCAATCGAGCTCTACTAGATGCTGCTAAATTTGCAGAAGAGAGCGGCATTAAGTGA
- a CDS encoding DUF6290 family protein, translated as MTTIQINDDLNQALQAIAAQQHTTPEKLIHEALQELIEDYYDIQAAEAALKRIESGEDRTYTLDEAKAYLNELDR; from the coding sequence ATGACTACAATCCAAATTAATGACGACCTGAACCAAGCGTTACAAGCCATCGCCGCACAGCAGCACACGACACCTGAAAAATTGATTCACGAAGCCTTGCAAGAGCTAATTGAAGACTATTACGACATTCAGGCCGCCGAAGCCGCATTGAAACGGATCGAAAGCGGAGAAGACCGCACTTACACACTGGATGAGGCTAAGGCGTATCTGAATGAATTGGACCGTTGA
- a CDS encoding type II toxin-antitoxin system RelE/ParE family toxin: MNWTVELSKPALKQLGKINKTEREYIWRFIKETLPNQHNPRQTGRALQGALKGLWRYRVGNYRLVCLIKDNEVLILILEIGHRKNIYQ, from the coding sequence ATGAATTGGACCGTTGAATTATCCAAACCGGCGCTTAAGCAGCTTGGCAAGATCAACAAGACCGAGCGCGAATACATTTGGCGGTTTATCAAAGAAACATTGCCGAATCAGCATAACCCAAGGCAAACAGGACGAGCCCTGCAAGGTGCTTTAAAAGGATTGTGGCGTTACCGTGTCGGCAATTATCGATTGGTTTGTCTGATCAAAGACAACGAAGTCTTGATTCTGATTTTAGAAATAGGACACCGCAAAAACATCTATCAATAA
- a CDS encoding ISNCY family transposase translates to MAYPFKEKEQFTQARLIERIRQVFETLPDGRSGTGVYQKYSMVDAALSAFSVFFMQSPSFLDHQRTMQKERGKNNAQSLFGVYQIPSDNQIRNLLDAVSPDALWPLYRWVLQALEAQGKLKEFQVLGDSVLVALDGVEYFSSQKIHCACCSTKTLKNGAIHYAHSAVTPVIVSPHQADVIPLAPELIAPQDGSDKQDYELAAARRWLEREGGHLPANVTFLGDDLYCKQPFCEYLKQQGRHFILVCKPESHKTLYEWVEDFQRLGQVEVIEKRRWTGKQRLTERYRIAQQVPLRDSDDALLVNWCEIEVIDEQGHIVYRNAFATDYALGAHNVADIVSAGRTRWKIENENNNTLKTKGYNFAHNFGHGKKHLAALLASLIILAFLVHTLLQWFDQCYRLLREELSSRKTFFNDLRALTRYFCFDSWQHLMEFMLDGLNIPIPH, encoded by the coding sequence ATGGCTTACCCTTTTAAAGAAAAAGAACAATTCACGCAAGCTCGCTTGATCGAGCGAATCAGGCAAGTCTTCGAAACCTTGCCCGACGGTCGCAGTGGGACTGGTGTTTACCAGAAATACAGTATGGTTGATGCAGCACTGAGCGCCTTTTCGGTGTTTTTTATGCAATCGCCCTCGTTTCTGGATCATCAGCGGACGATGCAAAAAGAGCGCGGCAAGAATAACGCACAGAGTTTGTTTGGAGTCTACCAAATTCCGAGTGACAACCAGATTCGGAATCTGCTGGATGCGGTGTCACCCGACGCCCTATGGCCACTGTACCGATGGGTGCTGCAGGCATTGGAAGCGCAAGGCAAACTCAAAGAGTTCCAAGTGCTGGGTGATAGTGTGCTGGTGGCCTTGGATGGGGTGGAGTATTTTAGTTCGCAGAAGATTCATTGCGCCTGCTGCTCAACGAAGACACTCAAGAACGGTGCTATCCACTATGCTCACAGCGCAGTTACCCCGGTAATCGTTTCGCCACATCAAGCGGATGTCATTCCGTTGGCACCCGAACTTATCGCACCGCAAGACGGAAGCGATAAGCAAGATTATGAACTGGCAGCCGCGCGGCGCTGGTTGGAGCGCGAAGGCGGCCACCTGCCGGCGAACGTGACGTTTTTAGGCGACGATTTATATTGCAAACAGCCTTTTTGCGAATACCTCAAGCAACAGGGTCGGCATTTCATTCTGGTGTGCAAACCGGAATCCCATAAAACCCTCTACGAGTGGGTGGAGGATTTTCAGCGGCTCGGGCAGGTTGAAGTGATCGAAAAACGCCGCTGGACAGGCAAGCAACGACTGACCGAGCGTTACCGCATCGCTCAGCAAGTGCCGTTGCGCGACAGCGACGATGCCCTATTGGTGAATTGGTGCGAAATTGAGGTCATCGATGAACAAGGTCATATCGTTTACCGCAATGCGTTCGCCACGGATTACGCATTAGGCGCGCATAATGTGGCCGATATCGTCAGCGCCGGTCGTACGCGCTGGAAGATCGAAAACGAAAATAACAACACATTGAAAACCAAGGGATATAACTTCGCGCATAACTTCGGGCACGGTAAAAAGCACCTCGCGGCCTTGTTAGCCAGTCTGATCATTCTAGCTTTTCTGGTTCATACGTTGTTGCAATGGTTCGATCAATGCTATCGCTTGCTGCGTGAAGAATTGTCCAGCCGCAAGACGTTTTTTAACGATTTAAGGGCGCTCACCCGCTATTTTTGTTTTGATAGCTGGCAACATTTGATGGAATTTATGCTTGATGGCTTGAATATCCCCATTCCACACTGA
- a CDS encoding cytochrome b/b6 domain-containing protein — MQKKESVLDKEQHRMRLFSPALLVSIGSGFITFLTNEYSVWQQWFFLIHIFSGVLVAIVFIPYLYAHIKRILGNRRLFVFITGIFAAFSLIGLIATGTYISILGQNEAQRWIYDWHILSSYLLLATLLFHILFHCFSVFNSKRGRQRVYFQSIPREVQRLSVFSLITTVICVFSLTALYASMYTGYLDQGVVQNYEYPYGAHPFRPSQTETLNQSFVDEKRIGGSFKCGSCHEEITKQWMASIHSQGASDVSYVKNVNLLAKKKRYFSDPIL, encoded by the coding sequence ATGCAAAAGAAAGAGTCTGTTCTGGATAAAGAACAACATAGAATGCGGTTATTTTCACCCGCTCTATTGGTGAGCATAGGAAGTGGTTTTATTACGTTTCTAACCAACGAATACAGTGTTTGGCAGCAATGGTTCTTTTTGATTCATATTTTTTCTGGCGTATTAGTTGCAATCGTATTTATTCCGTATCTATATGCACATATAAAAAGGATACTGGGTAATCGTAGATTGTTTGTTTTCATAACTGGTATATTTGCGGCATTTAGTTTAATTGGCTTGATTGCGACGGGAACTTATATATCTATATTAGGACAAAATGAAGCTCAACGGTGGATATATGACTGGCATATTTTGTCTTCATATTTGCTATTAGCGACATTGTTATTCCATATTTTGTTTCATTGCTTCAGTGTTTTTAACAGCAAGCGAGGTAGGCAACGGGTTTATTTTCAAAGTATTCCTAGGGAAGTTCAACGGCTTAGCGTTTTTAGTCTGATTACCACCGTGATTTGTGTGTTTTCTCTAACCGCTTTGTATGCATCAATGTATACCGGTTATCTCGATCAAGGTGTAGTGCAAAATTATGAATATCCGTATGGGGCTCATCCTTTCAGACCTAGCCAAACAGAGACGTTGAATCAAAGTTTTGTCGATGAAAAAAGAATTGGCGGATCTTTTAAATGTGGAAGTTGCCATGAAGAAATAACTAAACAATGGATGGCCTCTATTCACAGTCAGGGTGCATCCGACGTATCTTATGTGAAAAATGTTAATTTATTAGCTAAAAAAAAAAGGTATTTCAGCGACCCGATATTGTGA
- a CDS encoding IS66 family transposase codes for MQLSDHDLNQLDEDRLLDLPEEDLRRLSIRLLNDLKEARERLKQNSRNSSRPPSSEAPWDKANDTASDTDAIDAGEDTPDQEADNTSSAPPAKESKQDSQTDSSQASDDVRNPGKQPGAQGFGRQQVLPVTDYQDHRPELCACCGTVFTTSQQKAYTAFDTVDLTWADANDPGLRLITTRHTYYEATCHCGHVTRGEPYRHVPHGSLPNVVCSEWRLVGPGLAALIVCLAYRMRLSRERIREFLQDWLGLSLSVGTINNTLHESGAAALPIEDELIDAVVNSQLLHVDETSWMELTTFLWLWVFSTDTVTAYWIAYRSAELLENLLGSDYLGWLMSDGYQAYRRYPNRVRCWAHLLRKAQGLEESFDPVARQFGKQTLALLNTLMNAIREARVDPPDKLLTETFQESLALYRALCESLREATHKKTRELAGEMLNDWEAIFQVVASYHLPLTNNEAERALRHWVILRRISYGTRTEQGSRVFAILISVIETCRKRQQSPWLYLAVVIDHQRTGRPIPKLPPVDWGSE; via the coding sequence ATGCAACTGAGCGATCATGACCTAAACCAACTGGATGAAGACAGGCTTCTGGACTTACCGGAAGAGGATTTGCGTCGCCTTTCGATTCGCTTGCTCAACGATCTCAAGGAAGCACGCGAGCGCTTGAAGCAAAACTCGCGCAATAGCTCCCGGCCACCCAGTAGTGAAGCACCGTGGGATAAGGCGAACGATACAGCCAGTGATACCGATGCGATAGACGCTGGCGAAGACACGCCGGACCAGGAGGCAGATAACACATCTTCCGCCCCACCTGCTAAAGAATCCAAACAAGATTCTCAAACCGACTCGTCTCAAGCTTCGGATGATGTGCGTAACCCCGGTAAGCAGCCTGGTGCGCAAGGCTTCGGTAGACAGCAAGTCCTGCCGGTGACCGACTATCAAGACCATCGTCCCGAGCTTTGCGCGTGTTGCGGTACTGTGTTCACGACAAGTCAGCAAAAAGCGTATACCGCTTTTGATACCGTTGACCTCACCTGGGCTGACGCGAACGATCCGGGCTTGAGATTGATCACGACGCGGCATACCTATTATGAAGCGACGTGTCACTGCGGCCATGTGACGCGAGGCGAACCGTATCGTCATGTGCCCCACGGCAGTTTGCCGAACGTCGTGTGCAGCGAATGGCGCCTGGTCGGGCCGGGTTTAGCCGCCTTGATTGTGTGTCTGGCCTATCGCATGCGGCTATCCCGTGAGCGCATCCGCGAATTCTTGCAGGATTGGTTAGGGTTAAGTCTCAGTGTCGGCACCATCAACAACACCCTGCATGAAAGCGGCGCGGCGGCGCTGCCGATCGAAGACGAACTCATTGACGCCGTGGTCAATAGTCAATTACTGCATGTCGATGAAACGTCTTGGATGGAACTGACGACCTTCTTATGGCTGTGGGTGTTCAGTACGGATACCGTGACTGCTTACTGGATTGCCTACCGCAGTGCCGAATTGCTCGAGAACCTCTTGGGCTCGGATTACTTGGGCTGGCTCATGAGCGATGGCTACCAAGCCTATCGCAGATACCCGAATCGCGTGCGTTGCTGGGCGCATCTGCTGCGCAAAGCCCAAGGGCTGGAAGAGAGTTTCGACCCTGTGGCACGCCAGTTCGGCAAACAAACACTAGCGTTGCTGAATACACTGATGAACGCGATTCGAGAGGCCCGTGTCGACCCACCCGACAAACTGTTGACGGAAACCTTTCAAGAATCACTGGCGCTCTATCGAGCGCTATGCGAAAGCCTGCGCGAAGCAACGCATAAAAAGACGCGTGAGCTGGCCGGTGAAATGCTCAATGATTGGGAGGCGATCTTTCAGGTCGTTGCATCCTATCATTTGCCGTTGACCAACAACGAAGCCGAGCGGGCACTGCGGCACTGGGTGATTTTGAGACGCATCAGCTATGGCACTCGTACCGAACAAGGCTCGCGGGTATTCGCCATTTTAATCAGCGTGATCGAAACCTGCCGTAAAAGACAGCAATCCCCTTGGCTTTATTTGGCAGTAGTCATTGATCATCAGCGGACCGGGCGGCCGATTCCAAAATTGCCTCCAGTGGACTGGGGGTCTGAATAG
- a CDS encoding DUF433 domain-containing protein: MTDLDYHSIITIEPGKRSGKPCIRGLRITVYDILEYLASGMTEAEILEDFDYLTQADIRACLAYAADREKHLMVINS; this comes from the coding sequence ATGACAGACTTAGATTACCATTCGATTATTACCATTGAACCCGGCAAACGGAGCGGCAAACCGTGTATCCGAGGGTTAAGAATCACCGTTTATGACATTCTTGAATATTTGGCTTCCGGCATGACCGAAGCGGAAATATTGGAGGATTTCGATTATTTGACGCAAGCCGATATTCGAGCTTGCCTAGCTTATGCTGCTGACCGCGAAAAGCATTTGATGGTTATCAATTCATGA
- a CDS encoding DUF5615 family PIN-like protein: MKLLFDENLSPKLVAALIDVFPGSAHIDRIGLGGESIMPSGNRQSTTATHW; the protein is encoded by the coding sequence ATGAAGCTGTTGTTTGATGAGAATCTTTCGCCCAAGCTGGTAGCCGCTTTAATTGACGTGTTCCCCGGCTCTGCTCATATCGATCGGATCGGCTTAGGCGGCGAATCGATCATGCCGTCTGGGAATAGGCAAAGCACCACGGCTACACACTGGTAA
- a CDS encoding DUF5615 family PIN-like protein — protein sequence MVSKDSDFYDKSALLGYPPKVIWIRRGIRPISNFQLSDYVPNMNGISAKDNLTNNQANHYLR from the coding sequence CTGGTAAGCAAAGATTCAGACTTTTACGACAAAAGCGCTTTATTAGGTTATCCGCCAAAAGTCATTTGGATAAGGCGCGGAATCAGACCAATATCCAATTTCCAACTCAGCGATTATGTCCCGAATATGAATGGAATTTCCGCCAAAGACAATTTGACTAACAATCAGGCGAATCACTATTTACGTTAA
- a CDS encoding integrase arm-type DNA-binding domain-containing protein, giving the protein MKFTDNLIKGLKPKNKPYRLYEKGADKGFGIQVTPSGSKSFFLQYALNGKRKFLNLGRYPSIGLSEARDNARTNREQLLQGSHTSLTPEVLHGSLENLINNYIEQMRLEGKRSWEKVQADIEYNVFTMIDKNTPAKDIEPAHIRKVLHAIIQRGATVQANRVRSYLHRAFELGIFHDNDPKSLSDDYVFNIAANPVSAVPKNAAAEKVGERTLSFEEIAVVWHSKNFNIPTPTLLAIKLLLIYGLRPIELTGAKKSEFDFKSQVWSIPPERIKNKRWHLLPIVPLAQKLLEELMLFSGNSDFLMPGRYNPEVSINKTSLGHTLTQIQKNSPHFPVFTPRDLRRTVKTRMGEIGIHKSIRDIIQNHAMNDVSSKHYDRWDYLPEKREALEKWCYHLENHLPK; this is encoded by the coding sequence ATGAAATTTACAGACAACCTCATCAAAGGGTTGAAGCCCAAAAACAAACCTTATCGGCTTTACGAGAAAGGGGCCGATAAAGGCTTTGGCATCCAAGTAACACCTTCCGGTTCGAAGTCATTTTTTCTTCAATATGCCCTCAATGGCAAAAGAAAATTCTTGAACCTTGGGCGCTATCCGTCTATTGGACTTTCCGAGGCTCGCGACAATGCCAGAACAAATCGTGAACAGTTATTACAGGGCTCGCATACCAGTCTAACTCCCGAAGTGCTTCACGGCAGCCTTGAGAACCTAATCAACAATTATATTGAACAGATGCGTCTTGAAGGTAAACGCTCGTGGGAAAAAGTCCAAGCCGACATCGAATACAACGTCTTTACGATGATCGATAAAAATACGCCGGCCAAGGACATTGAACCTGCTCATATCCGAAAAGTATTACATGCGATCATTCAACGCGGAGCTACCGTTCAAGCCAACCGGGTGCGCTCTTATCTTCATCGAGCTTTCGAACTTGGAATTTTTCACGACAACGATCCCAAAAGCTTGAGCGACGACTATGTTTTTAATATTGCCGCCAATCCGGTGTCTGCCGTCCCTAAAAATGCGGCCGCAGAAAAAGTGGGAGAACGCACGCTTTCCTTTGAGGAAATTGCCGTTGTTTGGCACTCTAAAAACTTTAACATCCCAACCCCAACGCTATTGGCGATAAAACTTCTCCTGATTTATGGTCTTCGTCCCATTGAATTAACAGGAGCCAAAAAATCAGAATTCGATTTTAAAAGCCAAGTCTGGTCTATTCCACCCGAACGGATTAAAAACAAGCGCTGGCATTTATTACCGATCGTCCCATTGGCTCAAAAGCTATTAGAAGAGCTTATGTTATTTTCCGGCAACTCCGATTTTTTAATGCCGGGACGATACAATCCGGAAGTTTCAATCAACAAAACGTCACTTGGTCATACCCTGACACAAATACAAAAAAACTCTCCACACTTTCCTGTTTTTACCCCGCGTGATTTAAGGCGAACCGTTAAGACCCGGATGGGGGAAATAGGCATCCATAAATCCATTCGTGACATCATTCAAAATCATGCGATGAACGATGTGAGTTCAAAACACTATGACCGCTGGGATTATTTACCGGAAAAAAGAGAAGCGCTTGAAAAATGGTGTTATCACCTTGAGAATCATCTACCGAAATAA
- a CDS encoding PDDEXK nuclease domain-containing protein, with protein sequence MHEIEPQKDKSGHDLEFHGLIGLFKQTQTAMQAQAARSVDIALVVRNWLFGWYIVEFENGGVERAELYGKKLIDTLSKRLIQAGISGMSPTNLRKFREFYQGYQKIQPTLSVTSLNFQKIQQSPPAESQTMSGTLPFNNLDTQKIMRALSEYFNLSWSHYVVLLSIKSEDERRFYEIEAIENAWGIRELKRQINSSLYERLALSRDQERVKELAQKGQLVAQPSDVLKSPYVLEFLDLQEKPDYSEHDLETAIIDKIEHFLLELGKGFLFEARQKRFTFDDDHFYVDLVFYNRLLRCYVIIDLKRGRLAHQDLGQMQMYVNYFDRYVKLDEEKPTVGILLCHTKHDDLVELTLPKDANIYASEYQLYLPDKEALKKQLEEAQHEWEIRHPELSNNATEREES encoded by the coding sequence ATGCACGAAATTGAACCACAGAAGGACAAGTCGGGACATGATTTGGAATTTCATGGGCTGATCGGCCTGTTTAAGCAGACGCAGACCGCCATGCAGGCTCAGGCTGCCCGTTCAGTCGATATTGCGCTGGTCGTCCGTAACTGGCTGTTTGGCTGGTACATTGTGGAATTTGAAAACGGGGGGGTGGAACGGGCGGAATTGTATGGGAAAAAGCTGATCGATACCCTGTCAAAACGACTGATTCAAGCGGGCATATCCGGAATGTCACCCACGAACTTACGAAAATTCAGGGAGTTTTATCAGGGCTATCAAAAGATTCAACCGACACTGTCTGTTACATCTTTAAATTTCCAAAAAATACAACAGTCACCACCCGCCGAATCTCAAACAATGTCCGGGACATTGCCTTTTAATAACCTGGATACTCAAAAGATCATGCGGGCATTATCTGAGTATTTCAATCTAAGCTGGTCACATTATGTGGTTTTATTATCGATAAAGTCAGAAGATGAACGTCGTTTTTATGAAATCGAAGCCATTGAGAATGCCTGGGGTATACGGGAACTGAAACGACAAATCAACTCTAGTCTATATGAACGGCTGGCTTTGAGCCGCGATCAGGAAAGAGTAAAGGAACTCGCTCAAAAAGGTCAGCTGGTTGCTCAGCCTTCGGATGTATTAAAGAGTCCTTATGTTCTGGAATTTCTGGACTTGCAGGAAAAACCGGATTATTCAGAGCATGACCTTGAGACTGCCATCATTGATAAAATCGAGCATTTTCTACTAGAGCTTGGCAAAGGCTTTTTGTTTGAAGCCCGGCAAAAACGCTTCACTTTTGATGATGACCACTTCTATGTCGATTTGGTCTTCTACAACCGTTTGCTGCGTTGTTATGTCATTATTGATTTAAAGCGGGGACGCTTGGCTCATCAGGATCTCGGCCAGATGCAGATGTATGTGAATTACTTCGACCGCTATGTAAAACTGGATGAAGAAAAACCCACAGTGGGGATTCTGCTTTGCCATACAAAGCATGACGACCTGGTCGAGCTCACTCTACCGAAAGATGCCAATATCTATGCGTCGGAATATCAACTGTACCTACCCGATAAAGAAGCATTGAAGAAACAACTAGAAGAAGCACAACATGAATGGGAAATCCGTCATCCGGAGCTATCAAATAACGCAACGGAAAGGGAAGAATCATGA
- a CDS encoding type II toxin-antitoxin system HigB family toxin: MYFWKYCVFRLVVEMNYREGIVWVKFIGTHAQYDKINVENINEYSAYQKSQRFLRGL; the protein is encoded by the coding sequence ATGTACTTTTGGAAGTATTGTGTGTTTAGATTAGTTGTAGAAATGAACTATCGAGAGGGCATTGTCTGGGTGAAATTCATTGGCACACATGCTCAATACGATAAGATTAATGTCGAGAATATCAATGAATATTCAGCCTATCAGAAATCACAAAGATTTCTACGGGGCCTTTAA